The Pangasianodon hypophthalmus isolate fPanHyp1 chromosome 14, fPanHyp1.pri, whole genome shotgun sequence nucleotide sequence CGCAGTCTAGTGGAacgccttcccagaagagtggaagttattaaaacagcaaagggggactaaatttggaatgggatgttcaaaaagcacatatgggtgtgatggtcaggtgtccacacacttttggctatatagtgtatgtttacGCATAAAACcagcttttattaaaacctttaaaaacctttattaaaaacaagGTTTCCTCATACTTCCTTGTTTTGAGTCTCCACATATGTTCTGTAAATTTGTAATaccatattatttaaatttgtatgcAGTTGttatactataaataatattctATGTTCTCATAGAAAGAAGGCCCAGACAAAGGTAAAGAAATCTCCTGTGGCAAGCTGGCGTTCATTCTTCAGTATGGCAAAATCCTCTACCACCGCCAAGCGCAAGCTGCTCCGTCATCCCAGTGAGCCCAATAACATGAAGACCTCACAGGCACTCCCAGGTAGGGCTTTTCCTATACACAGTTCACTGTTCGATACCGATCTCAATACTTTAGTTTAGAGATAggcaaactaaaaaaaaaattcactgacaCTGTGATTAGATCCTATCTAAATTTAACAGTGAGTACAGATGGTTTAACAAAAAGTGGAATGCAAAATACTTCTTTTACAGAGGTAAGAACAGACTCCATGCTTTAACTGTAAGGAAGGTGTTCAGAGAATATAGTCTCAGTTGCCATTTCTCTACCAAACACTCTCCATGGGAGCCTACTGCTATGTGAGGTGTGCATAATGCATAATTCTTAATAAGAAAGCCAGATATAATTTGAGTAAAGTAAATTATCATGCAGAACAGTTATCTGTCGTATTGAGGAAATTGGTGAAGGCCCATGAGATAACCAAATTGTCTGAGCTAAAAGTAACTGATATGTTCTCAGCTTCACAGCTGACTTTAATTAAGAACCCTTTTGGGTGGGAATAGCTCTCTTTAGTGTAATTGTTAACATTGATCTAATAAACCCATACTGAAATTGAAACTTACACAGGGCCTAGTCTATCTACAACAATAGCACGAAATGGGTCGATATACTATTTAGGAATTTTATGTGACTCTTGGTCTAAAAATGTTTATCTAATCATGCTTTAGGTTCATAGTAAGTGTAATGCACTGAGTGGATTTGGAATGACAGAGCCTTGATTTGTTTTTCCAGGTGGTAGAGGAGATACTGGAACACTACGATCATCTAAAAGTGAAGAATCTCTGTCGTCAAATAATCTTGAGGgtaatgtgttattttgtttagttaaatTTTTCTATCTGCAATGTAGCTGACATTTAATGTCTGTTCTATATCAAGTAAATGAACATGTTGCCTACTTTAGATGGATCAGCAATGTATCAGGCACGCAGGCCCCGCTCTACTAGTGTTGCCTTGTCCACTTCCTTCAACGAAGAGCTGCTAAACAGCCGAGTCCACAGGGATTCTCAGTTAAGCCATAAAGACAGCAAAGACACAGCTTTGTCCACCACTTGTGTGCCTGCTCTCATATCGACCCCACACTCCGCTGATGCAGATATTGGCAAGGCTTCTCTAGACTTTGACCCAATTTCGTTTCAGTGCAGTACAACACCAATTGAAGCTTCTGTgtttgaagaaagaaaaagaggcagCAGACGGAAGACTGGAGGCAGTTCCAGTGAATCAGAAACCTTGAAAAAAGTTACCCCTACAAGACCATCTGATGTGATCCCAACAGTTTCAGAGGACACAAATTATAAGCACTCAATGTCAGCGAAATTTCCAACAACTATTATAGCTAAAGAAGAGCTGAAGTCCTCTTTGACTGCTCCTGTGGGTCTCACCCAAAAACCCGAGGTTGCTTTAGAGATGAGAACTCTGTCTGTGCCTCCCACTGAAGTGTTGTCACCCTTGGTCAAGCCCAGTGAGTCAACATGGGGACAGGATTGTCAAAACAAGCCTTCCTCTTCACTCCAGACAGAGGCTGAAAGCCTTGATGAAACTCACAGTGAGGAAACAAGACCAGTGAAACAAACAGAATCAGGTTAGTCCAAGGGCTTTTgccatttaacatttacaaagaGTGATCATCCtcacattttccttttctctatctttgttgtttatttgttatctACAATTTGCTGTCTCTATAAAGTGTATTATTGCACCATGCTTTGTTTTTCCCTGTTCTTAGGTGCTGTGACCTTTGACTGCACTCCAGGGCTGGTAAGATCAGTGTCTCTCATAACCTCCCAGCCTGCTGTAAAGAGTGCTGCCCGTATGCTGGCTCTGGCCTTGGCTGAATCTGCGCAACAGGCCACCTGGTTGAGGAAACGAGGGAGTTCAGAACCACCGACTCCTGTTTCTCCGAGTCACCTCCAGGACCCACTCTCCATACTGCAGTGGCCTCCAAAACCTTCTCTACAAGCCCAGACATCATCCGCCAGTAGAGGACATTGCTGTAGCACCTGCAAAACTTTTGGAAAACCTTCAAGCGTCATCTCTACAGGAAGTTACACCGATGCCGGCAGCCTGCAGAGCACCTGCGCATGTCATGGCAGTGAGAGCGGACTTAGCTACTCTGATGGAGGTGATGTTTCTGCTGAAAGTCATGAAACAAATTTGCCCCGCCAGGACTTACCTGCTGTTAGTAGTTTAGATGCTAAGCAGGATGCTGAAAGCCATGTGCCCATGAGAGAAAATGTCCGCCATGTTGGAGTTGGTACAGATGGTGGTAGCCCAGACCAAAGCTCTGAGATGGACTCATACAAGAACCTGATGCCCTCTCCCTCACAGACAGAGACATCACTCCACACCACTAACAGCCAGTCAGCCAGGGCTTCTCTTCTCAAAAAGCAAGCTGCCAATGCTTCCAACTTCCGTGTGATATTAGCTGAAGCTTCTATGCCAGCTTCAGTGCATGATGTTCTTCCACAATCTCCAGTTTCTCCACTGACTTCCAATTACCAGTGCAGCCCCAAAGAGGAGATGTTGAGGCCATTAGGTCAAATGTCCTGGTCTGGTCCTTTTGCACAGACCAGTTCTTTTCAGCCTGATTATATGCAGTACCAAGCTAAGATCTTCTCCAAGGACCACTACAACACCCTGGCACCAAGGTCCCTCCATCAATCCATTAAATACAAGAGTCCACATAGGAATGAACACTCTACAAGCTTCCGTTATAGACATGGCGGCCCAAGATACCCACCAATGGATGGTGCGTCTGTATATCCCACTATTCGTAGAGTGCGCTCCATGCATGCACCACCAGAGGACACGTTTTTCTTCCCGCATCCATCTTACCAGAACAGTACTTACCGCAGACAGGTTCTCTCGGATATCCACCAAGTGAGGCCTTATTTTGAGGATGGTAAAGTTCAATATAGGTACAAGCCCTATTCAGGAGCGCCGTATAACAATCTGGATCAGTATCGAGTAAGCAGTCATGGATACAGCCACTCTTACACCCTCTTCAGGCGGCCTACCTATCCTGGTAGAGTGATGAGCAAAGCTGAGAACTATCACAGCCCCCTCATCAACATACCCTTTAGCAGAGAAGCTAGTTTTATAAAGCAAGGCACTGGCCATTTT carries:
- the arhgap32a gene encoding rho GTPase-activating protein 32 isoform X3, which gives rise to MLTAYLSRLSTIADNKINCGPALTWMEIDNKGNRLLVHDESSINVPAVAAAHVIKRYIAQAADELSFEVGDIVSVIDMPPKEDTGWWRGKHGFKVGFFPCECVELISEKVPPSVTGSLPKPVSNKHGKLITFLRTFMKSRPTKQKLKQRGILKERVFGCDLGEHLLNSGHDVPQVIKSCTEFIEKHGVVDGIYRLSGISSNIQKLRHEFDSEHIPDLTKDTYIQDIHSVGSLCKLYFRELPNPLLTYQLYDKFSEAVSGATDDERLVKIHDVIQQLPPPHYRTLEFLMRHLARMATFSYVTNMHCKNLAIVWAPNLLRSKQIESACFSGTSAFMEVRIQSVVVEFILNHVDVLFSPKLSTLIRESTGNTTVSRPKSLLVCSPSTKLLSLEEAQARTQAQLASPVSPESKYIEVGEGPAALQGKFHTIIEFPMERKKAQTKVKKSPVASWRSFFSMAKSSTTAKRKLLRHPSEPNNMKTSQALPGGRGDTGTLRSSKSEESLSSNNLEDGSAMYQARRPRSTSVALSTSFNEELLNSRVHRDSQLSHKDSKDTALSTTCVPALISTPHSADADIGKASLDFDPISFQCSTTPIEASVFEERKRGSRRKTGGSSSESETLKKVTPTRPSDVIPTVSEDTNYKHSMSAKFPTTIIAKEELKSSLTAPVGLTQKPEVALEMRTLSVPPTEVLSPLVKPSESTWGQDCQNKPSSSLQTEAESLDETHSEETRPVKQTESGAVTFDCTPGLVRSVSLITSQPAVKSAARMLALALAESAQQATWLRKRGSSEPPTPVSPSHLQDPLSILQWPPKPSLQAQTSSASRGHCCSTCKTFGKPSSVISTGSYTDAGSLQSTCACHGSESGLSYSDGGDVSAESHETNLPRQDLPAVSSLDAKQDAESHVPMRENVRHVGVGTDGGSPDQSSEMDSYKNLMPSPSQTETSLHTTNSQSARASLLKKQAANASNFRVILAEASMPASVHDVLPQSPVSPLTSNYQCSPKEEMLRPLGQMSWSGPFAQTSSFQPDYMQYQAKIFSKDHYNTLAPRSLHQSIKYKSPHRNEHSTSFRYRHGGPRYPPMDGASVYPTIRRVRSMHAPPEDTFFFPHPSYQNSTYRRQVLSDIHQVRPYFEDGKVQYRYKPYSGAPYNNLDQYRVSSHGYSHSYTLFRRPTYPGRVMSKAENYHSPLINIPFSREASFIKQGTGHFPRTRNVGLYEGSDAGLSDRRFSPSVRQGNIEKKRLQDVVPQPHLQKESQRGQETMHTRSKSDSAKDLLISTEGADGKYRVTMVSHYSPEHPLSETNVPLPTQAEKQRSGHSTKPALMLKQSRSMQNYTQHTLEALPQPRKLTLHKEYSCPDFKHTDTSEHNSARLHSQDKLIRIHGSHPKEDFQYAWVKGRDLQRSARSQSMKSHQQPRHAKTTLEHDHRFSYAVQSRPRTRSMFAPSRTDYMDGYVSLQPKVHGIFPNYGCMPPHSNRLYSTAMGRGRFLHSEIRPETEIYAE